ACATTAAAAAAGTGAATTATACTTTTTATGTAAAATAGGTACAAAAAAACTGCTTAATATGAAAATTTTCATATTAAGCAGTTATATTCTAACCATATCACCTAGCTGGTATAACTTTTTCAATATTGAACATATTATCAAGTACCTGCCAGTTTTCTGGGAATGGCTTTGCTAAAACCCAGTAGCTAACACCTCGAAGTCCATATTCATTTACAAGTTTATATTTGGCCTCTACACTTCTTGCATCTTCAAACCAAACTACATGCTGCCGCCTTTCTTCATCTATATAGTTATAATATGGCGATTGTGATTTTTGATCATACCTTATGACAGCTCCATATCTTCTTGCTCTATCCACCGCTTCTCTATTTCCTACGCTTTCTGCAAATTCTCCTCCTGGAGTGTATGGAAGTGTCCAATCGTATCCATAAAGCGGCATTCCCATCATTATCTTATTAGGAGGTATTACAGTTACTGCATAATTTATTACTTTTTTCACTTCATTAATTGGAGCGACGGCCATAGGTGGGCCTCCCGACCAACCCCATTCGTAAGTCATTATTATTACAAAATCAACTATCCTTCCATGGGCTCTGTAATCATGAGCTCCATGCCATGCACCAGCTTTTACATCATATGTTTTAGGTGCCAATGCAGTTCCAACTACATATCCCAGTGGGTGAAGCCTTGCCACTAATTTCTCCAGGAAGCGGTTATACTTAGTTCTGTCTTCTGGTGGAATTCTTTCAAAATCTACTATAGTTCCATAATAACCTTTTCTCCTCATCATATCTATCATATTATTTATAAGATTATTCTGAGCATTGTCATCATTAAGGAACTTTCCTATTAACTCAGTATCAAAGTTTTTTCCAGATAAATTTGTAACTGAAAGTAATGGTGCAACCCTATTATTTTTTCCAACCGCAATAATTGTTTCATCTCTAAGTGGAGTCAATCCCCCATCCACACTAATATGATGGCTAAAAGGAGTTATATAAGTTAGATATGGTGCTGCATCAATTACAATTCTAGTTTCTTTTTCATCAGTAGAAGGTTGTATAAAACCATTTGTTTCAATAGTTCCATAGTTTTTGGATTTTTCAGGTATCCTAAGTATCATGCCTGGATAAATAGCAGAAGAACTTGACATGTTATTTAAACTTAGTATGCTGTTTACGGAAACTCCAAACTTTTGGGCTATAAACCACAGTGAATCTCCTGCTTTAACCCTATAGCCTCTTTCCCTTGATGGAATTACAATTGATTGTCCAACTACTAAACTTTCCCTTGGATTTAGGTCATTGGCCTTTATTATACTGTCCGGAGAAACTCCAAATCTTCTGGCTATAGACCATATAGAATCCCCTGGACGGACTACATATATACTCAAATATATATACGCTCCTTTTTTATTTACTACCATTAGTTATTATATTCAATAACTCTATTTCTGTTCTAATGTATGGATAAATATTTTTCTCCAATTAGCTTATTTTAAATTTTTGTATTAGCTTATTCAATTTTTGAACTAATTCAGCTTGATCTAGAGAAGTTTTTAATATCTGATCCATTGCTAATTCAGAGTGATCCATACTTTTATGAATAAGATTTGAATTTTCAGCTGACCGTTGAGATGACTCTGCTAAATTTTTAGACATGTCACTTACAAATTTAGCATCTCCTTGATATTGGACTGCGATGCTATTAAAGTACTTAAATTGAGTTCTTACATTTTTATTCATGAAAACTAATAATTCATTACTATTATTTGAAAGATTAGTAAATCCATTTTTCACTTTACTAATAATCTCCTTTATGTTCTTAACAGCTTCAGAGGTTTGTTCTGCTAGTTTTTTTACTTCATCAGCAACTACCGCAAAACTCTTACCTTTTTCCCATGCTCTTGCAGTTTCAATGGCTGCATTTATAGATAACAAACTTATTTGTTTGGCTACATCTGCTATAGTATCTGCCATTATATCAATTTCTTCAACTACTTTACTCTCTTTAATAGACTCAATAATTTTGTTTTCTTTTTCTCCATAAATTAATTCAGTTTCATGAATTGCATTGCTGCTATTCTGTTCAACTTCTGAAGCTCTTTTCCTTATTTTTAATGAGTTATTGCTTTCATCAAGTGCTTTATCCGATAAAGTATTGACATTAGCTCCAATTTCAGTCATAGAAGCTGATATTTCTTCCGCAGTAGCTGTAGTTTCTTGTACCCCTCCATTAATTTCTTTCATAGCTTCATTAATAGTTTGAAACTGTGAATTAACTTTTGCCACTGTTTCAGACAAATTTTCACTAGAAGAACTTAATTCATTAGAAAAGTTACACCTGCATATAATTCTTTTTCATCTATTAAAAAATCCCTTCCACTCTTTCCAATCTTTATGTTAGCAATATTCTCCTGAATAGAACTTATGTCAATATCAGCAGAAGTTATACCTATAAAATTATGATTATCGTCATAAATAGGTTATGTTGCAGAAACTAAAGTTACTTTTAAAGTAGTATTACTAGCAAGTGAATCCCACAGTGCCGAAGACCACTTTACAGTTTTTTTAGAATTAATATTTACCTTATACCAGCTATCTTTAAAATAATCATCCTGCCCAGTTCTATACGCATCTATAAAAACTACTTTACCTTCATTCTTATATGCATATAGTCCAAAGTACTTTAATGTGGAATCAAATTTATTAGGTTCAAACCATATACCTACTCCTAGTGTACCAGAGTCCGAATTAGAACCCAACATTTCTTTAATCAAGTTTTGTAAATTTTCTTCACCTACCTTCTTATAAGAGGTTTTAACGACATTAGTCATAGCTTCTACAATTTTTGAATGTACTATAATTATATTTTTTTAAATCAATACCTGGTGAAACTATTAACCTCACCAGGTATATTTAAAATTACTATTGTGCTACATTTTAATTAGAGTTCCACTGAGTCCTTGCATTGCAAGTGGTGCTTTTTCTAAAGAAGCAATTACAGCTTTTTTACCAGGCTTACTACTTGCAAACTGAATAGCAGCTTCTACTTTAGGAAGCATACTTCCAGGAGCAAAGTGTCCTTCTTCAGCTAATGCTTTTGCTTCTTTAACCGATACCTCTTTTAATTCTTTTTGATTTGGCTTCCCATAATTAATAGCAACACGATCAACTGCTGTTAAAATAAACAAGTATTCTGCGTCTACAAGTTCTGCAAGCTTTGCAGAAGCAAAGTCTTTATCAATAACAGCTGGAACACCTTTATAATCTCCATTTTCATCTAAAATAACTGGTACGCCACCACCTCCGCATGCAATAACTATAAATTCATGATCAAGCAAATTCAATATGGAGTCCTTTTCCACTATGTCAACAGGCTTAGGAGATGCAACCATTTGTCTGTAACCTCTTCCTGCATCCTCTTTCATCACCAATTTAGAATTTTCTTCCATCATCTTTAATGCTTCCTCTTTAGAGTAAAATCCGCCAATTGGTTTTGTAGTACACTTAAAAGCATTATCATTCTTATCTACTAACATTTGCGTTACTACAGTTGCCACATTCCATGGCATTCCTTGATTCTTTAGTTCTTTTTTTAAGCCCTTTTGCAAATGATATCCTATATATCCCTGACTCATAGCCGTACACTCTGGTAACTCAAATTTTGCAACTTTATCATTGTTAGCTGAAGCAATATCAAGTGCAAGGCTGATCATACCTACTTGAGGACCATTACCGTGACTTATAATAATTTCATGTCCCTGTTTTATTAATCCAATTAGCGATGGAGCTGCATTATCTATCATTTTTTGCTGTTCTATTGGAGTTTTTCCTAGGGCATTTCCACCAAGGGCAATCACAATTCTTGACATATTTCTTCTCCTTTTTTATAAAAATTTCTATGACTAATTATTTTATACCAGGCTGTTGCTGTGTAATACAATGAATGTTTCCTCCGCCAAGCAGAATTTCTCTAGCATATATTCCAACTACCTTACGTCCCGGGAAGCAAGTTTCAAGATTTTTTCTTGCTTTTTCATCATTAGGGTCTCCAAACATTGGGAATACAACCCCTCCATTAGCAATATAGAAATTTGCATAAGAGGCTGCAAGTCGGTCTCCTTCACAACGTGGAAGAGTACCATCTACAGAATCCACTCCTTCACTTTCTTCCTTCGTAATTAGAATGTTTTTAGGTAACATTAATTTGTGAATCTTTAGATTTCTACCTTTTGCATCCTTTTCCCTACTTAGAATTTCATATGCTTTTTCAGAAATAGCATATTGTGAATCATCTTTGTCCTCTGTCCACGCAAGAACGATTTCACCTGGAGCAATATACTGAAGAATGTTATCTACATGCCCATTCGTTTCATCATTGTATATTCCATAAGGGATCCAGATAATTTTTTCCAGATTTAAATATTTCTTTAATATATCTTCAATTTCTAATTTTGTAAGATGAGAATTACGTCCCTTACTTAATAGACATTCTTCCGTTGTAATCAACGTACCCTCACCATCTACATGAATTGAACCACCTTCTAAAATAAAGTCATCCAGGCGATATCTATCTTTTCTCTCGATATCACAAATTTTTCTAGCAACATGATCATCTTTGTCCCATGGGAAATACAAGCCATCTAACAAACCACCCCATGCATTGAAAGTCCAGTCAATTCCTCTTACTTCCTTTCCATTGGTTACAAAAGTAGGACCACAGTCACGCATCCATGAATCATCTGTGGACATTTCCACTACACGCACCTGCCCTGAAAGTTTGCTTCTTGCATTATCATACTGAGAATTGCTGACACATACAGTTACTGGTTCAAATTCACTAATAGCAGTTGCAACCTCAACAAATACTTTTTGTGCTGGTTTTGCTCCAAGTCTCCAGTTATCCGTTCTTTCAGGCCAAATCATCCAGCATCCATTATGCCTCTCAAATTCTCCTGGCATTCTAAATCCATCTTCTTTAGGTATTGACATTAACGTTTTC
The genomic region above belongs to Clostridium sp. AWRP and contains:
- a CDS encoding methyl-accepting chemotaxis protein, encoding MSETVAKVNSQFQTINEAMKEINGGVQETTATAEEISASMTEIGANVNTLSDKALDESNNSLKIRKRASEVEQNSSNAIHETELIYGEKENKIIESIKESKVVEEIDIMADTIADVAKQISLLSINAAIETARAWEKGKSFAVVADEVKKLAEQTSEAVKNIKEIISKVKNGFTNLSNNSNELLVFMNKNVRTQFKYFNSIAVQYQGDAKFVSDMSKNLAESSQRSAENSNLIHKSMDHSELAMDQILKTSLDQAELVQKLNKLIQKFKIS
- the arcC gene encoding carbamate kinase; protein product: MSRIVIALGGNALGKTPIEQQKMIDNAAPSLIGLIKQGHEIIISHGNGPQVGMISLALDIASANNDKVAKFELPECTAMSQGYIGYHLQKGLKKELKNQGMPWNVATVVTQMLVDKNDNAFKCTTKPIGGFYSKEEALKMMEENSKLVMKEDAGRGYRQMVASPKPVDIVEKDSILNLLDHEFIVIACGGGGVPVILDENGDYKGVPAVIDKDFASAKLAELVDAEYLFILTAVDRVAINYGKPNQKELKEVSVKEAKALAEEGHFAPGSMLPKVEAAIQFASSKPGKKAVIASLEKAPLAMQGLSGTLIKM
- a CDS encoding glycoside hydrolase family 18 protein, giving the protein MSIYVVRPGDSIWSIARRFGVSPDSIIKANDLNPRESLVVGQSIVIPSRERGYRVKAGDSLWFIAQKFGVSVNSILSLNNMSSSSAIYPGMILRIPEKSKNYGTIETNGFIQPSTDEKETRIVIDAAPYLTYITPFSHHISVDGGLTPLRDETIIAVGKNNRVAPLLSVTNLSGKNFDTELIGKFLNDDNAQNNLINNMIDMMRRKGYYGTIVDFERIPPEDRTKYNRFLEKLVARLHPLGYVVGTALAPKTYDVKAGAWHGAHDYRAHGRIVDFVIIMTYEWGWSGGPPMAVAPINEVKKVINYAVTVIPPNKIMMGMPLYGYDWTLPYTPGGEFAESVGNREAVDRARRYGAVIRYDQKSQSPYYNYIDEERRQHVVWFEDARSVEAKYKLVNEYGLRGVSYWVLAKPFPENWQVLDNMFNIEKVIPAR
- the aguA gene encoding agmatine deiminase; this translates as MKTLMSIPKEDGFRMPGEFERHNGCWMIWPERTDNWRLGAKPAQKVFVEVATAISEFEPVTVCVSNSQYDNARSKLSGQVRVVEMSTDDSWMRDCGPTFVTNGKEVRGIDWTFNAWGGLLDGLYFPWDKDDHVARKICDIERKDRYRLDDFILEGGSIHVDGEGTLITTEECLLSKGRNSHLTKLEIEDILKKYLNLEKIIWIPYGIYNDETNGHVDNILQYIAPGEIVLAWTEDKDDSQYAISEKAYEILSREKDAKGRNLKIHKLMLPKNILITKEESEGVDSVDGTLPRCEGDRLAASYANFYIANGGVVFPMFGDPNDEKARKNLETCFPGRKVVGIYAREILLGGGNIHCITQQQPGIK